In Streptococcus uberis, a single window of DNA contains:
- a CDS encoding GNAT family N-acetyltransferase, with amino-acid sequence MVVTIRIAKESDANAVLNIYKPYVEKTAITFDYDIPSFENFKNRMKDIQSRYPFLVAEESGVILGYAYVAPFHPRTAYAWSCEVSIYLEESCRGRGIGQQLYQSLESYLRQMGFLNLNACLASSSIETPYLTQASQHFHEKLGFKKVGTFHHSGYKFQHWFDMIWMEKMIGEHTRQVTLPKSIHDILDLHQKEESDENTCHR; translated from the coding sequence ATGGTAGTTACGATTCGAATAGCAAAGGAAAGTGATGCAAATGCAGTGCTAAACATCTATAAACCCTATGTCGAAAAAACGGCAATTACTTTCGATTATGACATTCCCAGTTTTGAGAACTTCAAAAATCGAATGAAAGACATCCAATCCCGCTATCCTTTTCTGGTGGCCGAAGAATCGGGTGTGATTTTGGGCTATGCCTATGTGGCACCTTTTCATCCAAGAACTGCCTATGCATGGTCCTGCGAAGTCAGTATTTATTTAGAAGAATCTTGCAGAGGGCGAGGAATAGGTCAACAGCTTTACCAAAGCCTAGAATCATATCTCAGACAAATGGGATTTTTAAATCTTAATGCTTGTCTTGCAAGTTCCAGCATTGAAACGCCCTATCTTACCCAAGCCAGTCAACACTTTCATGAAAAATTAGGTTTTAAGAAGGTAGGAACATTTCATCATTCAGGATATAAGTTCCAACATTGGTTTGATATGATATGGATGGAAAAAATGATTGGGGAACACACAAGACAAGTGACACTACCAAAATCCATTCATGACATCTTAGATTTGCATCAAAAGGAGGAATCAGATGAAAATACATGTCACAGGTGA
- a CDS encoding sugar phosphate isomerase/epimerase family protein, with the protein MSKQSPITISSWTLGETCLFEDRVKAAKAAGYEGIGLRAETYVDALNEGLTDQDILDILAKYDIAVTEVEYIVQWAEEKRSYEQKYKEQMCFHMCRLFNVGHINCGLMENYSIEYTAQKLKELCGRAGDLIIGVEPMPYSGLPDFDKAYAVVEASGCENAMLILDTWHWVRADQPYRKLTAQQAAKVISIQINDAYERPYASAILRDESMHDRLAPGTGAKDTAGFVKMIKDAGISPKVIGVEVISDAILAQGLDYASEHTFKHTVKVLEEAWPDQLPE; encoded by the coding sequence ATGTCAAAACAATCACCAATTACGATAAGTTCCTGGACTCTCGGAGAAACGTGTTTATTTGAAGATCGGGTAAAAGCTGCAAAAGCGGCCGGTTATGAGGGCATTGGACTACGAGCTGAAACCTATGTAGATGCCTTGAATGAGGGCTTAACAGACCAAGATATTTTGGATATTTTAGCTAAATATGACATAGCTGTTACCGAAGTAGAGTATATTGTTCAGTGGGCTGAAGAGAAGCGTTCTTATGAGCAGAAATATAAGGAACAAATGTGTTTCCATATGTGTCGTCTTTTCAATGTCGGTCATATTAATTGTGGTTTAATGGAGAATTACTCCATTGAGTATACTGCACAAAAATTGAAAGAACTTTGTGGTCGTGCTGGTGATCTTATCATTGGTGTTGAACCAATGCCATACAGTGGTTTACCTGATTTTGATAAAGCTTACGCTGTTGTGGAAGCCTCTGGCTGTGAGAATGCTATGTTAATTCTTGACACATGGCACTGGGTTCGGGCGGATCAACCTTATAGAAAGCTAACAGCTCAGCAAGCCGCTAAAGTAATCTCTATTCAAATCAATGATGCTTATGAACGTCCTTACGCGTCAGCTATTCTTCGAGACGAATCCATGCACGACCGTCTGGCTCCAGGAACAGGGGCTAAGGATACTGCTGGTTTTGTGAAGATGATCAAAGATGCGGGCATTTCTCCTAAGGTTATTGGTGTAGAGGTTATTTCAGATGCTATTTTAGCTCAAGGCCTTGATTATGCGAGTGAACATACCTTTAAGCATACGGTAAAAGTGCTTGAAGAGGCATGGCCAGATCAATTGCCAGAATAA
- a CDS encoding MFS transporter, producing MFKNNKYNFTAILLWMTYFCHGIQAIIISQNADFFANKWGVEAAAVFAVIAWTGLGKISFLTFSGALSDKVGRKPLIVLGLMGYVIMFGSFLVATNIMMANILAFIGGAMTSLYDGAINPALFEMYPENKSTASIFSKAFISVSSMLYPLFVAFLVSHKMSAEIGIILPFVLSILVLAGVLVARFPDNDIRKEQKVSAREAIKILEAKQSTNQVTSVSSDTTKHQNAANFAVDGVVLSAFAFTIYSTFYLFQQASKLYAQNVIHMSETGAAAVTSYYQLGGLVATIVFSVLMARGIRDIALLVISPIFAGLAGLLVYFVPTAATLTFAGIIIGFFAAGGLLQMGNAVLNQFFDKNKGRNTSIYYFVMALGSYIVPMLASKLIAANRADMIMLFVSICGFASAALMMFAGKRYGHIFGVSVFSNSKKG from the coding sequence ATGTTTAAGAATAACAAATACAATTTCACGGCTATTTTACTTTGGATGACATACTTCTGTCATGGTATTCAAGCTATTATTATTTCTCAAAATGCTGACTTCTTTGCTAATAAATGGGGTGTAGAAGCAGCTGCTGTTTTTGCGGTCATTGCATGGACTGGTTTAGGTAAGATTTCCTTCTTGACCTTCTCTGGTGCCTTATCGGATAAAGTAGGACGTAAACCACTGATTGTTTTAGGTTTAATGGGTTATGTGATCATGTTTGGATCATTCTTAGTAGCAACCAATATTATGATGGCTAATATTCTTGCTTTCATTGGTGGTGCGATGACCTCTCTATATGATGGTGCCATTAACCCAGCACTCTTTGAAATGTATCCTGAAAATAAATCAACAGCTTCTATTTTCAGTAAGGCATTTATTTCTGTGTCATCAATGCTTTACCCATTATTTGTGGCTTTCTTAGTGAGTCATAAAATGTCTGCAGAAATTGGGATTATCCTTCCTTTTGTACTTAGTATTTTAGTTTTAGCTGGTGTTTTAGTGGCACGATTCCCAGATAATGACATTCGTAAAGAACAAAAAGTTTCTGCAAGAGAAGCGATTAAAATTTTAGAAGCAAAACAAAGTACAAATCAAGTAACTTCTGTAAGTTCTGATACAACTAAACATCAAAACGCAGCTAACTTTGCCGTTGATGGCGTTGTCTTATCTGCTTTTGCCTTTACCATTTATTCAACCTTCTACTTGTTCCAACAAGCTTCAAAACTATATGCTCAAAATGTGATTCATATGTCTGAAACAGGTGCAGCTGCGGTAACTTCTTACTACCAATTAGGTGGTTTAGTTGCAACAATTGTTTTCTCAGTCTTGATGGCGCGTGGTATCCGTGATATTGCCTTACTGGTTATTAGTCCTATTTTTGCTGGTTTAGCTGGTTTGTTGGTTTACTTTGTACCAACAGCAGCAACTCTAACTTTTGCAGGTATTATCATTGGATTCTTTGCTGCCGGTGGTTTGTTGCAAATGGGTAATGCCGTACTTAATCAATTCTTTGACAAAAATAAAGGACGCAATACAAGTATTTATTACTTTGTTATGGCACTTGGTTCTTATATCGTTCCAATGCTAGCATCTAAATTAATTGCTGCCAACCGTGCAGATATGATCATGTTATTTGTTTCAATCTGTGGCTTTGCTTCAGCAGCACTGATGATGTTTGCAGGCAAACGTTATGGACACATCTTTGGTGTTTCAGTCTTCTCCAACTCAAAAAAAGGCTAA
- the aroD gene encoding type I 3-dehydroquinate dehydratase, producing the protein MTKTVEVGQVAIGQGQPKIIVPIVGKTKEDILKAAEEISQIACDFVEWRIDHFGEVEDFEAVSDLSHQVRSALGKPLLVTFRTHKEGGVYPLSDDKYFELYNHLIEKGSLDLLDVELFMPEKQVSDLLAKAHDHQIKIIMCNHDFDKTPSKDTIVERLTMMEEKGADICKIAVMPQSNQDVITLMTATVEARQKLQNPLITMSMGSLGMVTRVSGEAFGSAATFGAAQEASAPGQVPVTLLKEILKTFSLE; encoded by the coding sequence ATGACAAAAACAGTAGAAGTTGGTCAGGTAGCAATTGGTCAAGGACAACCAAAAATCATTGTCCCAATTGTTGGAAAAACCAAAGAAGATATATTAAAAGCAGCAGAAGAAATAAGTCAAATAGCATGTGACTTTGTGGAATGGCGCATTGATCATTTTGGAGAGGTTGAAGACTTTGAAGCAGTAAGTGACCTTTCCCACCAGGTTAGAAGTGCATTAGGCAAGCCTTTGTTAGTAACTTTCAGAACACATAAAGAAGGTGGCGTTTATCCTTTATCAGATGACAAGTATTTTGAGCTCTACAATCATTTGATTGAAAAGGGGAGTCTTGATTTACTAGATGTCGAACTCTTTATGCCAGAAAAACAAGTCAGTGATTTATTGGCAAAAGCACATGATCACCAGATCAAAATCATTATGTGTAATCATGACTTTGATAAGACACCAAGTAAGGATACTATTGTGGAAAGATTAACCATGATGGAAGAAAAGGGTGCTGATATTTGTAAGATAGCTGTCATGCCACAAAGTAATCAGGATGTGATTACCCTAATGACAGCTACTGTTGAAGCAAGACAAAAATTACAGAATCCTTTAATTACCATGTCTATGGGATCATTGGGAATGGTAACACGCGTCTCTGGTGAAGCCTTTGGATCGGCAGCGACTTTTGGAGCTGCTCAGGAGGCATCAGCTCCAGGACAAGTCCCTGTTACCCTATTAAAAGAGATATTGAAGACATTTTCATTAGAATAA
- a CDS encoding shikimate dehydrogenase produces the protein MSERLSGHTLLISLIATPIRHSLSPKMHNEAFAKLGLDYAYLAFEVGNEELADAVQGIRALGIRGSNVSMPNKQAIIPYLDEISPAAELVGAVNTVVNKDGKGHLVGHVTDGTGAVRALAEEGVDIKDQIITLSGAGGAGTAIAVQLGLDGAKEVRIFNQKDAAFANAEKTVEKINSRTQTKASLTDLADQEAFKKSIAESSIYIDATGVGMKPLEDMSLITDPEVIRPDLVVFDVVYSPAETKLLKFAKEHGAKKAINGLGMMLYQGAEAFKLFTGEDMPVDYIKDLLFNDQDK, from the coding sequence ATGTCAGAACGTTTATCAGGTCATACATTACTCATCTCTCTCATTGCAACACCAATTCGTCACAGTTTATCTCCAAAAATGCATAACGAAGCCTTTGCAAAACTTGGTTTAGATTATGCCTATCTGGCTTTTGAAGTTGGAAATGAAGAATTGGCTGATGCTGTACAAGGAATTCGTGCCTTAGGTATTCGTGGTTCAAATGTGTCAATGCCAAATAAGCAAGCCATTATCCCTTACCTTGATGAAATTTCACCTGCAGCTGAGTTGGTCGGCGCTGTTAATACTGTTGTGAATAAAGATGGAAAAGGGCATTTAGTTGGACATGTGACAGATGGAACAGGAGCTGTTCGTGCCTTAGCTGAAGAAGGTGTTGACATTAAAGATCAAATCATTACCTTATCGGGTGCTGGTGGTGCTGGAACAGCCATAGCTGTTCAATTAGGTTTAGATGGTGCCAAAGAAGTCCGTATTTTTAACCAAAAGGATGCTGCTTTTGCTAATGCAGAAAAAACGGTTGAAAAAATTAATAGTAGAACTCAAACTAAAGCAAGCCTTACAGATTTAGCTGATCAAGAAGCATTCAAGAAATCTATCGCGGAATCAAGTATTTATATTGACGCAACTGGTGTTGGAATGAAACCACTAGAAGATATGAGCTTAATTACTGATCCTGAAGTGATTCGTCCGGACCTAGTGGTCTTTGATGTTGTCTACAGCCCAGCAGAAACAAAACTATTGAAATTTGCTAAAGAGCATGGGGCTAAAAAAGCCATTAATGGTCTTGGAATGATGTTATATCAAGGAGCTGAAGCTTTCAAATTATTTACTGGCGAAGATATGCCCGTAGATTACATAAAAGACTTGCTCTTTAATGACCAAGACAAATAA
- a CDS encoding SDR family NAD(P)-dependent oxidoreductase — MTEQWLGLEGKVAAVTGAVGGMGKTIVQEFAKQGVKIVLLDIKEDELKAYAKEISDTYGVETLAIVTNSTSEEAVDNAVAKSVETFGQVDILVNTAAMLRACPLEDLPLDEWRQTVDINLTGYFLVSQRFGRQMIKQGHGNMVHISTIASVFPETYSAAYSSTKAGVNMMSRQMAAEWGQFGLRSNCIQPCFVKTPLSEPFYADPEVENGRKALTANKRIGNTMDIANAVLYLASDRSDYTNGHELRVEGGFGIMMGDQTPKPGGRRNYAEKEHQAYLERIKGNK; from the coding sequence ATGACGGAACAATGGTTAGGTTTAGAAGGTAAAGTTGCTGCAGTCACTGGAGCTGTCGGTGGTATGGGGAAAACAATCGTTCAAGAATTTGCAAAGCAAGGCGTTAAAATCGTTCTACTTGATATTAAGGAAGATGAGCTTAAGGCTTATGCTAAGGAAATTTCAGATACTTATGGTGTTGAAACCTTAGCAATTGTTACCAACTCCACTTCAGAAGAAGCAGTTGACAATGCAGTTGCCAAATCTGTAGAAACATTTGGTCAGGTTGACATTTTGGTCAATACTGCAGCGATGCTTCGTGCCTGTCCTTTAGAAGATTTACCCTTGGATGAATGGCGACAAACCGTAGATATTAATTTAACAGGATATTTCCTTGTTTCTCAACGATTTGGTCGTCAAATGATTAAACAAGGTCATGGTAATATGGTGCATATTTCAACAATTGCATCTGTCTTCCCAGAAACTTACTCTGCAGCCTATAGTTCAACAAAAGCTGGTGTCAATATGATGTCTCGTCAAATGGCAGCTGAATGGGGGCAATTTGGTTTACGTAGCAACTGTATTCAACCATGTTTTGTGAAGACACCACTTTCAGAACCGTTCTATGCAGACCCTGAAGTTGAAAATGGACGTAAAGCGCTAACTGCCAATAAACGCATCGGTAACACAATGGATATTGCCAATGCTGTCCTTTACTTAGCTAGTGACCGTTCTGATTATACTAACGGACACGAACTACGTGTTGAAGGTGGTTTTGGTATCATGATGGGGGATCAAACGCCAAAACCAGGTGGTCGCCGTAACTATGCTGAAAAAGAACATCAAGCTTATCTTGAAAGAATTAAAGGAAATAAATAA
- a CDS encoding SGNH/GDSL hydrolase family protein, giving the protein MKIHVTGDSLMARHETAKQPMVNLILHQKDPLLRVQNSAISGNTTRDLLVRYKDIILDKDSDYLFVLVGTNDLASDRDISPKEFEKNLKTLIDIFETRYSHQRIHFLLPPPVDEAKQVKRTNERIDQYGSIIKRVCEEKGCRSLNLNQAFRDAVTPEHSLEDILKGIKDDGLHFGQLGYQILAKTIYQALR; this is encoded by the coding sequence ATGAAAATACATGTCACAGGTGATAGTTTAATGGCCAGACATGAGACGGCCAAACAACCAATGGTTAATCTCATTTTACATCAGAAGGATCCTCTTCTTCGCGTGCAAAATTCGGCTATTTCTGGTAATACCACTAGAGATTTATTAGTTCGCTATAAAGATATTATTTTAGATAAAGATTCGGATTACCTTTTTGTACTTGTTGGGACTAATGATTTAGCTAGTGACCGAGATATTAGTCCAAAGGAATTTGAAAAGAATTTAAAAACCTTAATTGATATTTTTGAAACACGTTATTCTCATCAAAGGATACATTTTCTCTTACCGCCACCAGTTGATGAAGCAAAACAAGTAAAACGGACAAATGAACGAATCGACCAGTATGGTAGTATCATCAAAAGAGTATGTGAGGAAAAGGGGTGTCGTTCACTAAATCTCAATCAAGCTTTTCGAGATGCCGTGACACCAGAACATTCCTTGGAGGATATTTTAAAAGGAATTAAAGATGATGGCCTTCATTTCGGACAATTGGGTTATCAGATTTTAGCCAAAACCATTTATCAAGCTTTACGATGA
- a CDS encoding LysR family transcriptional regulator, protein MNLQHLRYFITLANLEHYTKAAEQLHITQPTLSHAISMIEAELGMPLFEKKGRNISLTSNGRQFAKDIQKAIKIIDNSVSSLQAINQNSYDINIALLRILSHRIIPNLTRQFLTENPQSPANFVFYNDSGMSEDLLKGMIDGKYDLAFCSKLENFPQVTYIPIAVQDMVLVVPKGHPLKALKEVTLEDTLPYSQIWFSKKSGVRPIIESFYENFKDQVNVTFEVEEDETIAGLVSQNFGIAILPKMDFLKTIDVDIIDIDQLKNARYYYMAYLNTITQPPAIKAFIDYVTKHYHIEQMSQS, encoded by the coding sequence ATGAATTTACAACATTTAAGGTATTTTATTACACTTGCCAATTTAGAGCATTACACAAAAGCAGCTGAGCAATTACACATTACCCAACCTACTCTAAGCCATGCAATCTCTATGATTGAAGCTGAACTAGGTATGCCTCTTTTTGAAAAAAAAGGTCGAAATATTAGTCTGACAAGCAATGGTCGACAGTTTGCAAAGGACATTCAAAAAGCTATAAAAATAATTGATAACAGCGTGTCTTCTTTGCAAGCTATCAATCAAAATTCCTACGACATCAACATTGCTTTGCTTCGAATTTTAAGTCATCGCATCATTCCAAATCTGACTAGACAATTTTTAACTGAAAATCCACAATCACCTGCAAATTTCGTCTTTTATAATGATAGTGGTATGTCGGAAGACCTTTTAAAAGGGATGATCGACGGAAAGTATGATCTGGCTTTTTGTTCCAAATTGGAAAACTTTCCACAAGTTACCTACATTCCTATAGCTGTTCAAGATATGGTGCTTGTTGTTCCCAAAGGACACCCTTTGAAAGCTTTAAAAGAGGTCACCTTGGAAGATACTCTTCCCTATTCTCAAATTTGGTTCTCTAAAAAGAGTGGTGTACGCCCTATCATAGAAAGCTTTTATGAAAACTTTAAAGATCAAGTTAATGTGACCTTTGAAGTGGAAGAAGACGAAACCATTGCTGGATTAGTATCGCAAAACTTCGGTATTGCTATCCTCCCTAAAATGGATTTTTTAAAAACCATTGATGTTGATATCATTGACATTGATCAATTAAAAAATGCGCGCTACTATTATATGGCCTATCTTAATACCATTACACAACCACCTGCTATAAAGGCATTTATTGATTATGTCACCAAACATTATCATATTGAACAAATGAGCCAATCCTAA
- a CDS encoding MFS transporter — protein MKNKYVPTIGALYINYIFQGIAAIIISQNMSVLEGRWHASLSQITLVISAIGFGRVLSVNIAGLISDALGRRKAVILGVISYVIFYIGLILSTNYMVAFAFAIFAGIGNSFLDTATYPVVVEAFEEHNSNSALSVLNKAFISVGQFLLPIITSFLLANHFYFGWTFIASAFFLVLNVFFLLKLPFPTIKKDRPVETPTEAELLAESKPLWNQSNFAIEGVCLLIFSLVSVSLFNIFIIWIPTFAEEVVGIARTDSLMFVSLYSVFSFISVFITSVIVKKGVNVVSFMIFCTSISALAIFILLMFPNLYTLVLATFCIGFFAAGGIWQLGLATLLDFFPQRRGLVTSYYSLATSVSVMGSPYITGILAENNIEWVFYLITSLAMLGTLVLSIVAYRYKKVFLSETTIISIR, from the coding sequence ATGAAAAATAAGTATGTACCGACCATAGGTGCACTCTATATCAACTATATTTTTCAGGGAATAGCTGCCATCATTATCTCGCAAAACATGTCTGTTCTGGAGGGGCGGTGGCACGCCTCTTTAAGTCAGATAACACTTGTTATCAGTGCTATTGGTTTTGGAAGGGTTTTGAGTGTTAACATAGCTGGACTCATTTCAGATGCTTTAGGAAGACGCAAGGCTGTTATTTTGGGAGTTATCTCTTATGTTATTTTCTATATAGGATTGATCCTTTCAACCAATTATATGGTAGCTTTTGCTTTTGCTATATTTGCAGGTATCGGGAATTCCTTTTTAGATACGGCAACTTATCCTGTCGTGGTAGAAGCCTTTGAAGAACATAACAGCAATAGTGCATTAAGTGTTCTCAATAAAGCCTTTATCTCAGTTGGACAATTTCTTCTTCCTATTATCACTAGCTTTTTACTAGCAAATCACTTCTATTTTGGTTGGACTTTCATTGCTTCGGCTTTCTTTTTAGTGCTTAATGTTTTCTTCTTATTGAAGTTACCATTTCCAACAATAAAGAAAGATCGACCAGTTGAAACTCCCACTGAAGCAGAGCTTTTGGCAGAATCAAAACCTCTATGGAACCAATCAAACTTCGCCATTGAGGGAGTCTGTCTCCTCATTTTTTCACTCGTATCGGTATCTTTATTCAATATTTTTATTATTTGGATTCCGACTTTTGCTGAGGAAGTGGTTGGTATAGCTCGAACGGATAGTCTCATGTTTGTGAGTTTATACAGTGTTTTCTCATTTATCTCAGTTTTTATCACCTCTGTAATTGTAAAAAAAGGGGTAAATGTTGTTTCCTTTATGATTTTTTGTACCAGTATTTCGGCACTTGCCATTTTCATCCTCTTAATGTTTCCAAATCTTTATACCCTTGTTCTTGCAACTTTCTGTATTGGATTTTTTGCTGCAGGTGGTATTTGGCAACTTGGCTTGGCAACCTTATTAGACTTTTTCCCACAAAGAAGAGGTTTGGTGACCAGTTATTATTCATTGGCGACATCCGTTTCGGTTATGGGATCTCCTTATATTACTGGTATTTTAGCAGAAAATAACATTGAGTGGGTCTTCTATTTAATCACAAGTCTTGCCATGTTAGGAACTCTAGTCTTAAGTATTGTGGCTTATCGCTACAAAAAAGTATTTTTATCAGAAACTACTATCATTAGTATTCGTTAA